The proteins below come from a single Notamacropus eugenii isolate mMacEug1 chromosome 7, mMacEug1.pri_v2, whole genome shotgun sequence genomic window:
- the PPP1R3B gene encoding protein phosphatase 1 regulatory subunit 3B isoform X1, with amino-acid sequence MLGGPPPRPVMAVDIEYRYGCATPPLRRDRFACKVLPKPTKPLRPCIQLSSQNEADGIMAPLVQEKKVKKRVSFADNRGLALTMVKVYSEFDDPLDIPFNITELLENLVTLTTAECESFVLDFEQPSTDYLSFRKRLQADHVCLENCVLKDKAISGTVKVQNLAFEKSVKIRMTFDTWKTFTDFGCQYVKDTYAGSDRDTFSFSISLPEKVQSYERVEFAVCYECSGQTYWDSNQGKNYRIIQAELQGMQGGASPQPVLGSGISFDQFGSPRCSYGLYPEWPSYLGYGQLGPYY; translated from the coding sequence GGTCCTCCTCCTCGCCCTGTCATGGCAGTGGATATCGAGTACAGATATGGCTGTGCCACTCCACCTTTGCGCCGGGACAGGTTTGCCTGCAAGGTCCTGCCCAAGCCCACGAAGCCCCTTCGGCCTTGCATTCAGCTGAGTAGCCAGAACGAGGCCGACGGCATCATGGCCCCACTTGTTCAAGAGAAGAAGGTCAAGAAGCGGGTGTCCTTTGCAGATAATCGAGGGCTGGCCTTGACCATGGTTAAGGTGTACTCGGAGTTTGATGACCCCTTGGATATCCCGTTCAACATCACAGAGCTCCTGGAGAACCTCGTGACCCTGACCACAGCTGAGTGTGAGAGCTTTGTCTTGGACTTTGAGCAGCCGTCCACCGACTACCTGAGCTTCCGGAAGCGGCTACAGGCCGACCACGTCTGCCTGGAGAACTGTGTGCTGAAGGACAAGGCCATCTCGGGGACTGTGAAGGTACAGAACCTGGCCTTTGAGAAGTCAGTGAAGATCCGCATGACCTTCGATACATGGAAGACCTTCACGGACTTTGGGTGCCAGTACGTGAAGGACACATATGCAGGCTCAGACAGGGacaccttctccttctccatcaGCCTTCCTGAGAAAGTCCAGTCCTACGAGAGGGTAGAGTTTGCTGTGTGCTATGAGTGTAGTGGGCAGACATACTGGGACAGCAACCAGGGCAAGAACTACCGGATCATCCAGGCGGAGCTGCAGGGCATGCAGGGAGGGGCCTCGCCCCAACCTGTATTGGGCTCGGGGATCTCCTTTGACCAGTTTGGGAGTCCTCGGTGCTCCTATGGCCTTTACCCAGAGTGGCCGAGTTATCTGGGATATGGGCAACTGGGCCCTTACTATTAG
- the PPP1R3B gene encoding protein phosphatase 1 regulatory subunit 3B isoform X2 — MAVDIEYRYGCATPPLRRDRFACKVLPKPTKPLRPCIQLSSQNEADGIMAPLVQEKKVKKRVSFADNRGLALTMVKVYSEFDDPLDIPFNITELLENLVTLTTAECESFVLDFEQPSTDYLSFRKRLQADHVCLENCVLKDKAISGTVKVQNLAFEKSVKIRMTFDTWKTFTDFGCQYVKDTYAGSDRDTFSFSISLPEKVQSYERVEFAVCYECSGQTYWDSNQGKNYRIIQAELQGMQGGASPQPVLGSGISFDQFGSPRCSYGLYPEWPSYLGYGQLGPYY, encoded by the coding sequence ATGGCAGTGGATATCGAGTACAGATATGGCTGTGCCACTCCACCTTTGCGCCGGGACAGGTTTGCCTGCAAGGTCCTGCCCAAGCCCACGAAGCCCCTTCGGCCTTGCATTCAGCTGAGTAGCCAGAACGAGGCCGACGGCATCATGGCCCCACTTGTTCAAGAGAAGAAGGTCAAGAAGCGGGTGTCCTTTGCAGATAATCGAGGGCTGGCCTTGACCATGGTTAAGGTGTACTCGGAGTTTGATGACCCCTTGGATATCCCGTTCAACATCACAGAGCTCCTGGAGAACCTCGTGACCCTGACCACAGCTGAGTGTGAGAGCTTTGTCTTGGACTTTGAGCAGCCGTCCACCGACTACCTGAGCTTCCGGAAGCGGCTACAGGCCGACCACGTCTGCCTGGAGAACTGTGTGCTGAAGGACAAGGCCATCTCGGGGACTGTGAAGGTACAGAACCTGGCCTTTGAGAAGTCAGTGAAGATCCGCATGACCTTCGATACATGGAAGACCTTCACGGACTTTGGGTGCCAGTACGTGAAGGACACATATGCAGGCTCAGACAGGGacaccttctccttctccatcaGCCTTCCTGAGAAAGTCCAGTCCTACGAGAGGGTAGAGTTTGCTGTGTGCTATGAGTGTAGTGGGCAGACATACTGGGACAGCAACCAGGGCAAGAACTACCGGATCATCCAGGCGGAGCTGCAGGGCATGCAGGGAGGGGCCTCGCCCCAACCTGTATTGGGCTCGGGGATCTCCTTTGACCAGTTTGGGAGTCCTCGGTGCTCCTATGGCCTTTACCCAGAGTGGCCGAGTTATCTGGGATATGGGCAACTGGGCCCTTACTATTAG